One Desulfovibrio fairfieldensis genomic window carries:
- a CDS encoding DUF935 domain-containing protein has translation MMIRRPRYNRSARPRPEALKGQQQSQDSDLNASLLYLEQMPNLTHGLTPNRLRRTLAAADAGNIAEQHALFADMEDRCDHLAAEMGKRKRALLTLEWDIIPASKDAKAKDVAAKVREFVDMLPSIEDVLTDMADAIGHGFAALEIQWDYSDGLHIPAALTFRPQSWFQTLIADRNALRLRDGSADGAELWPCGWLVHTHKSKSGWLPRAGLFRVLAWTYLIRAYAASSEIQYVQIHGLPLRLGKYPPGSSKEDKSALYHALRCLGQDAAGIIPSGMEVLFETPSATVRNIPGELVTRCEQGMSKAILGGTLTSQADGKTSTNALGVIHNEVRHDILAADARQLASTLTEQLLRPLAMLNLGVTERTLLPYWQFDTQEAADLQLYADALPKLAPYMKISRQFVHERLKLPQAAGPDDVFQAAPSAAPDEGQDEDEGAATSALSAKPGAKSGAAQNAAQDALDKMAADAALADAAEALLAPLMADLKAGLTPAELQARLGELYPQMDDAQLADVLARAMFVAEVWGRAHG, from the coding sequence ATGATGATACGCCGTCCCCGCTACAACCGGAGCGCCCGTCCGCGCCCGGAAGCCCTCAAAGGCCAGCAGCAGAGCCAGGACAGCGACCTGAACGCCTCGCTGCTCTATCTGGAGCAGATGCCGAATCTGACCCACGGCCTTACGCCCAACCGTCTGCGCCGCACCCTGGCCGCCGCGGACGCGGGCAATATCGCGGAGCAGCATGCGCTCTTTGCCGACATGGAAGATCGCTGTGATCACCTTGCGGCGGAGATGGGCAAGCGTAAACGGGCGCTGCTGACTTTGGAGTGGGATATAATCCCTGCATCCAAAGACGCCAAGGCAAAGGACGTGGCCGCCAAGGTCCGGGAATTTGTGGACATGCTGCCCAGCATTGAAGACGTGCTCACGGACATGGCCGACGCCATCGGCCACGGATTCGCGGCTCTGGAAATCCAGTGGGATTACAGCGACGGCCTGCACATCCCTGCGGCGCTGACCTTCCGCCCGCAGTCCTGGTTCCAGACCCTGATTGCCGACCGTAACGCCCTGCGGCTGCGCGACGGCAGCGCGGACGGCGCGGAGCTGTGGCCCTGTGGTTGGCTGGTGCATACCCACAAAAGCAAATCGGGCTGGCTGCCGCGCGCGGGCCTGTTCCGCGTGCTGGCCTGGACCTATCTGATCCGCGCCTATGCCGCCAGCAGTGAAATCCAGTATGTCCAGATTCACGGTCTGCCCCTGCGCCTGGGCAAGTATCCGCCGGGCAGCAGCAAAGAGGACAAGTCCGCGTTGTACCACGCACTGCGCTGCCTGGGACAGGACGCGGCGGGCATCATCCCCAGCGGCATGGAAGTGCTGTTCGAAACCCCCAGCGCCACGGTGCGGAACATCCCCGGCGAGCTGGTGACGCGCTGCGAACAGGGCATGAGCAAGGCTATCCTGGGTGGCACGCTGACGTCGCAGGCGGACGGCAAAACCAGCACCAACGCCCTGGGCGTGATCCATAATGAGGTCCGCCACGACATCCTGGCGGCGGACGCCAGACAACTGGCCTCCACCCTGACCGAGCAGCTTTTGCGGCCCCTGGCCATGCTCAATCTGGGCGTAACCGAGCGCACGCTCCTGCCGTACTGGCAATTTGACACCCAGGAGGCGGCGGACCTGCAATTATACGCCGACGCCCTGCCCAAGCTGGCCCCGTACATGAAGATCAGCAGGCAGTTTGTCCATGAGCGCCTGAAGCTGCCGCAGGCCGCCGGGCCGGATGACGTGTTTCAGGCCGCGCCGTCCGCCGCGCCGGACGAGGGCCAGGACGAGGATGAAGGTGCCGCGACCTCCGCGCTGAGTGCCAAGCCCGGCGCGAAAAGCGGCGCGGCGCAAAATGCCGCCCAGGACGCCCTGGACAAGATGGCCGCCGACGCCGCCCTGGCCGACGCCGCCGAAGCGCTGCTGGCTCCGCTCATGGCGGACCTGAAAGCGGGCCTGACCCCGGCGGAGCTGCAAGCCCGCCTGGGCGAACTCTACCCGCAGATGGACGACGCCCAACTGGCGGACGTGCTGGCCCGCGCCATGTTCGTGGCCGAAGTCTGGGGGCGCGCCCATGGCTGA
- the terL gene encoding phage terminase large subunit — protein MAKTLNADKFRAELAALAAGLRRTIEADCAAFPVDATASAERRRRVQHDFPFFRRTYFPHYTRGKDGQPTGDSAVHLWLDTTLPAVVDAPEGRKLAVAAPRGEAKTTFVDLFFALWCVVTGRKRYSLIIADAFEQAASFLEAIKVELESNPRLEADFKEHCGQGRIWNVGTIVTAANVKLQAFGAGKRMRGLRHGPHRPDLVLLDDLENNENVRKPEQRDKLESWLLRTVLSLGPADESMDVIYIGTILHYDSVLARTLKKPQWHGRVFKAVKEMPSRMDLWDQWFALYAQRPDGPELARAFYDARKADMDKGAVVSWPTFRPLYTLMCKRAEDRAAFDAEQQNDPLATDAAPFAAAIFYWRELPPELLLFGACDPSLGKAGQGRDPSALLVGGLERESMRLYVLEALIRKRHPDRIIQDMIALQRRYNCLLWAVETVQFQAFFADVLVREAARLNVPMPVQPVINSTDKQLRIESLQPYCIQNRILLPPSGASALEDQLRHFPMADHDDGPDALEMLWRTAIQGFVSLRDAFIRVPRTSGIFGGALGTDDDDDFNGPAGGQSWN, from the coding sequence ATGGCTAAAACGCTCAATGCCGACAAATTTCGCGCGGAACTGGCGGCCCTGGCCGCCGGGCTGCGCCGCACCATTGAGGCGGATTGCGCCGCCTTTCCGGTGGACGCGACGGCCAGTGCCGAGCGCCGCCGGAGAGTACAGCACGACTTTCCGTTTTTTCGGCGTACCTATTTCCCGCATTATACACGGGGTAAGGACGGCCAGCCGACTGGCGACAGCGCCGTGCATCTCTGGCTGGACACAACCCTGCCTGCCGTGGTGGACGCGCCGGAAGGCCGCAAGCTGGCCGTGGCCGCACCGCGCGGCGAAGCGAAAACCACCTTTGTGGACCTCTTTTTTGCGCTCTGGTGCGTGGTGACGGGCCGCAAGCGGTATAGCCTGATTATTGCCGATGCGTTTGAGCAGGCCGCCAGCTTTTTGGAGGCCATCAAAGTGGAGCTGGAAAGCAATCCCCGCCTGGAGGCGGACTTCAAGGAACATTGCGGCCAGGGTCGTATCTGGAATGTGGGCACCATCGTCACGGCCGCCAACGTCAAGCTCCAGGCGTTCGGCGCGGGTAAACGCATGCGTGGCCTGCGCCATGGCCCCCACCGCCCGGACCTTGTGCTGCTGGATGACCTGGAAAATAACGAAAACGTACGCAAGCCCGAACAGCGCGACAAGCTGGAGTCCTGGCTGCTGCGCACGGTGCTGTCGCTTGGCCCGGCTGACGAGAGCATGGACGTGATCTATATCGGCACCATCCTGCATTACGACAGCGTCCTGGCCCGCACCCTGAAGAAGCCGCAATGGCACGGGCGCGTTTTCAAAGCCGTGAAAGAAATGCCCTCCCGCATGGACCTCTGGGATCAGTGGTTTGCGCTCTATGCCCAGCGGCCTGATGGCCCGGAGCTGGCCCGCGCTTTTTATGACGCGCGCAAAGCGGACATGGACAAAGGGGCCGTGGTCAGTTGGCCCACGTTCCGTCCGCTCTATACCTTGATGTGCAAACGCGCGGAAGATCGCGCGGCCTTTGACGCGGAACAGCAAAATGATCCGCTGGCCACGGATGCCGCACCCTTTGCCGCAGCCATTTTTTACTGGCGGGAATTGCCGCCGGAACTACTGCTGTTCGGGGCCTGTGATCCCTCTCTGGGCAAGGCCGGACAGGGGCGCGATCCATCGGCGCTGCTGGTGGGCGGCCTGGAGCGCGAAAGCATGCGCCTCTATGTCCTGGAAGCCCTGATCCGCAAGCGCCACCCTGACCGCATCATCCAGGACATGATTGCCCTGCAACGGCGTTATAACTGCCTACTCTGGGCCGTGGAAACCGTGCAGTTTCAGGCTTTTTTCGCGGACGTGCTGGTGCGCGAGGCGGCCCGGCTGAACGTGCCCATGCCCGTGCAACCCGTCATCAACAGCACGGACAAACAACTGCGCATTGAAAGCCTGCAACCCTATTGCATCCAAAACCGCATCCTGCTGCCGCCCAGCGGGGCCAGCGCCCTGGAGGATCAGTTGCGCCACTTTCCTATGGCGGACCACGACGACGGCCCGGACGCCCTTGAAATGCTCTGGCGCACGGCCATCCAAGGCTTTGTAAGCCTGCGGGACGCTTTTATCCGCGTGCCGCGAACATCCGGCATATTTGGCGGCGCTCTTGGCACTGATGATGACGATGACTTTAACGGCCCCGCTGGGGGCCAGAGCTGGAATTAA
- a CDS encoding thermonuclease family protein, which translates to MNVTQALAWTGEVVGVHDGDSITVRRADTGKTAKVRIYGVDCPELGQPYGDKARDLTARVLLGKTVQVIPAQKARSYKRVVGGIVLLGDMLVLQDALVSSGLAWVDDRYCKLAVCDLWRLHQREARAAGRGLWKNKNPVPPWTWRRMKHK; encoded by the coding sequence TTGAATGTCACCCAGGCCCTGGCCTGGACCGGCGAAGTGGTCGGCGTCCATGACGGCGACAGCATCACCGTGCGCCGCGCTGACACCGGCAAGACCGCCAAGGTCCGCATCTACGGTGTGGATTGCCCGGAGCTGGGCCAGCCCTACGGCGACAAGGCCCGTGATCTGACCGCCCGCGTGCTGCTGGGCAAGACAGTGCAGGTCATCCCCGCGCAAAAGGCCAGGAGCTACAAGCGGGTGGTGGGCGGCATCGTGCTGTTGGGCGACATGCTGGTGCTGCAAGACGCCCTGGTCAGCTCCGGCCTCGCCTGGGTGGATGACCGCTACTGCAAGCTGGCCGTCTGCGATCTCTGGCGGCTGCACCAGCGCGAGGCCAGGGCCGCCGGGCGCGGCCTGTGGAAGAATAAAAACCCCGTGCCGCCCTGGACGTGGCGGCGGATGAAGCATAAATGA
- a CDS encoding DUF1320 domain-containing protein, producing MPDASLPPVADIPAAPSYGDVQTLLRQFGTNELLQLAPGDNEQGLDEALLLDALRRASREADSYLATRYPVPLNPTENSGETVWPEPLASFVGDMARYHLTGGDAQESEAIARRYQEALDWLKAVAKGLADLPPPPDGGGGGEDDGEGPGDVSFVQSHRPVLWR from the coding sequence ATGCCTGACGCCAGCCTGCCCCCGGTTGCCGACATCCCCGCCGCGCCGTCTTACGGCGACGTGCAAACCCTGCTGCGCCAATTCGGGACTAACGAGCTTTTGCAGCTCGCTCCCGGCGACAACGAGCAGGGCCTGGACGAAGCCCTGCTGCTGGACGCCCTGCGCCGCGCCAGCCGCGAAGCGGACAGCTATCTGGCCACACGTTACCCCGTGCCGCTGAACCCGACGGAAAACAGCGGGGAAACCGTCTGGCCCGAACCGCTGGCCAGCTTTGTGGGCGACATGGCCCGCTACCACCTGACCGGCGGCGACGCCCAGGAAAGCGAGGCCATTGCCCGACGCTACCAGGAAGCTCTGGACTGGCTCAAAGCCGTTGCAAAGGGGCTGGCCGACCTGCCCCCGCCGCCCGATGGAGGCGGCGGGGGCGAGGATGACGGCGAAGGCCCCGGCGACGTGAGCTTTGTACAAAGCCACCGCCCCGTTTTGTGGAGGTGA
- a CDS encoding phage protease, giving the protein MDAIQDTSLLTRAALLSALSPTQPGGDASVAAGRIQLFPAGAFAARDGRPGNLKGVTAKAWRLTPEDADALLALWRQRATPVVVDYEHQTHLSRENGQPAPAAGWITALEATPEGLFASVEWTDKARAHIRAGEYRFISPTFSFDRRSGAVLELHSAALTNNPALDGMDPASAKTHNTQEDKHMDKLLALLRTLLGLPDTADEAQCAEALSRHLPQQNLIALLQSKDAALATAQAELAGAKAAPPDPGKYVALATFQAVQQEAAQLRAKLAEMEGAAAVAALSGEIEAALKDGRLAASAKPWAEGLAKSNPDALREFLKSTPPVTALKGTQTGGKQPDATPGTASLTAEEEYARVQLGLTAEEYAKHKESV; this is encoded by the coding sequence ATGGACGCCATCCAAGATACCTCCCTCCTCACCCGCGCGGCTCTCCTGTCCGCGCTCTCTCCTACCCAGCCCGGCGGCGATGCGTCTGTCGCCGCCGGGCGCATCCAACTGTTCCCGGCGGGGGCTTTTGCGGCCCGCGACGGACGGCCCGGCAATCTCAAGGGCGTGACCGCCAAGGCATGGCGTCTGACCCCCGAAGATGCCGACGCCCTGCTGGCCCTCTGGCGGCAGCGCGCCACGCCTGTGGTGGTGGATTACGAGCACCAGACCCATCTCAGCCGTGAGAACGGCCAGCCCGCCCCGGCGGCTGGCTGGATCACCGCCCTGGAGGCGACGCCGGAAGGGCTGTTTGCCTCCGTGGAATGGACGGACAAGGCCCGCGCCCATATCCGCGCGGGCGAGTACCGCTTTATCAGCCCCACCTTTTCCTTTGACCGGCGTTCCGGCGCGGTGCTGGAACTGCATTCCGCCGCCCTGACCAACAATCCGGCCCTGGACGGCATGGACCCGGCCAGCGCCAAAACCCACAACACCCAAGAGGACAAGCACATGGACAAGCTGCTCGCTTTGCTCCGCACCCTGCTGGGCTTGCCGGACACGGCGGATGAGGCGCAGTGCGCCGAGGCCCTCTCCCGGCATCTGCCCCAGCAAAATCTGATTGCCCTGCTGCAAAGCAAGGATGCCGCCCTGGCCACGGCCCAGGCCGAACTGGCCGGGGCCAAGGCCGCGCCGCCTGACCCCGGCAAGTATGTGGCCCTGGCCACGTTCCAGGCCGTCCAGCAGGAGGCCGCCCAACTGCGCGCCAAACTGGCGGAGATGGAGGGGGCCGCCGCCGTGGCCGCGCTGTCCGGCGAAATTGAGGCCGCGCTCAAGGATGGCCGCCTTGCGGCCAGCGCCAAGCCGTGGGCCGAGGGTCTTGCCAAGAGCAATCCCGACGCTCTGCGCGAATTTTTGAAATCCACGCCCCCGGTAACGGCGCTCAAGGGCACCCAGACCGGCGGCAAACAGCCGGACGCCACGCCCGGCACGGCCAGCCTGACCGCCGAGGAAGAGTACGCCCGCGTCCAGCTTGGCCTGACGGCGGAAGAGTACGCCAAACACAAGGAGTCCGTCTAA
- a CDS encoding phage minor head protein produces MADKNAGVDLSYACRLPPREAIHYFESKGLKISFRWQDVWREQHARAFTVAGVTRQDLLDDIRAATATAIAEGQSKAQFRQALEATLKRKGWWGKGEIVNPETGEVRKGERGSAARLNLIYRQNTQSAYNAGRYRQQAESAKAAPYWRYMAVMDARTRPSHAALHGRVYRWDDPIWQSHYPPNGWGCRCRVETLSERGFRRGGHALESSKGLEVEKRVPVRNPLTGEMEQRTVKGYRIGGPQGDVFYPDVGFDYNPGQVFLRDLKANMPEPQQKSATNWREQGLPRLRDVPADLRQPTPPLLPIAPSREVAEAQLAKALGFTGKERLRVISTPVGRRTIWRDSLPHIVAKEADSRERYANYVLPTLEQPYEVWLKEHADGKLRENYIGLFSEGRNALLAVVRINRDGSLLWNVMQRTPQDMDRLREGWLVYTKTRS; encoded by the coding sequence ATGGCTGACAAAAACGCGGGCGTGGACCTTTCCTACGCCTGCCGACTCCCGCCGCGTGAGGCCATCCATTACTTTGAGAGCAAGGGCCTTAAAATATCCTTCCGCTGGCAGGATGTCTGGCGTGAGCAGCACGCCCGCGCGTTCACCGTGGCGGGCGTCACCAGACAGGATTTGCTGGACGATATCCGCGCCGCCACGGCCACGGCCATAGCCGAAGGCCAGAGCAAGGCGCAGTTCCGTCAAGCCTTGGAAGCCACGCTCAAGCGCAAGGGCTGGTGGGGCAAAGGGGAAATCGTCAATCCCGAAACCGGCGAAGTGCGCAAGGGAGAGCGCGGCAGCGCCGCTCGTCTCAACCTTATCTATCGCCAGAACACGCAAAGCGCATACAACGCCGGACGCTACAGGCAGCAGGCGGAAAGCGCCAAAGCCGCTCCCTACTGGCGCTATATGGCCGTCATGGATGCGCGGACCCGCCCCAGCCACGCGGCGCTGCACGGGCGCGTGTATCGCTGGGATGATCCCATCTGGCAGAGCCATTATCCGCCTAACGGCTGGGGCTGCCGTTGCCGGGTGGAAACGCTATCAGAGCGCGGCTTCCGGCGCGGCGGCCATGCCCTGGAATCCAGCAAGGGGCTGGAGGTGGAAAAGCGGGTGCCGGTCCGCAATCCGCTCACCGGGGAAATGGAGCAGCGCACGGTCAAGGGCTACCGCATCGGCGGGCCGCAAGGCGACGTGTTTTATCCGGACGTAGGCTTTGACTACAATCCCGGCCAAGTCTTTTTGCGGGACCTCAAGGCAAATATGCCGGAGCCCCAGCAGAAATCCGCCACAAACTGGCGTGAGCAAGGCCTGCCCCGCCTGCGCGATGTGCCTGCGGATTTGCGACAGCCCACGCCACCGCTTTTACCCATTGCCCCCAGCCGGGAAGTCGCCGAGGCGCAGCTTGCCAAAGCCCTCGGCTTTACCGGCAAGGAACGCCTGCGCGTAATCTCCACGCCCGTGGGGCGGCGCACCATCTGGCGCGACAGCCTGCCCCATATCGTGGCCAAGGAAGCGGACTCGCGGGAGCGATATGCCAACTATGTCTTGCCCACGCTGGAGCAGCCCTATGAGGTATGGCTCAAGGAGCACGCGGACGGCAAATTGCGGGAGAACTATATAGGACTGTTCAGCGAAGGGCGAAATGCGCTGCTGGCAGTGGTGCGCATCAACCGTGACGGGTCGCTGCTTTGGAATGTGATGCAGCGCACGCCCCAAGACATGGACCGGCTGCGGGAAGGATGGCTGGTGTATACAAAAACAAGGAGCTGA
- a CDS encoding phage tail sheath C-terminal domain-containing protein: MASTNISFEKIPASIRKPGKYFEYNTRNAVRTLATNGQSMLVIAQRLEDSTAPLEPVRVYDDATAGQLFGYGSQAHLMARAAIKAYPYVDLSVLPVPPHSAGLAATGTLTLTGEATGAGVLTLTVGTAQISVAAAYKDAAADTLAELNKALEAEQDLPVTAAVTTAEATEEAPNPEPTLTITAKNKGTLGNAVSLAVACTVPGYTAAVVKMGNGQQDPELEDALAAVFGADYTLYCLPWAGENQLRALRDHLEAISGPLEQRRGTTWLATPGTLATAATLAGGVNSERISLACLPGSASLPEEVAAAYCAVAASEEDPARPLNTLELTNLAAPPDTARLSRTEQEVALKSGVTPLAVGPGGVVQIVRAISTYTKNPAGVADVSMLDMTTIRTVDYVAKAVRERVELRFPREKLSTRTPPKVRSEVLDVLRILEKLEILENVEANAEGVIVERDLQDPNRLNCRIPADVVNGLHVFAGVIDLLL; the protein is encoded by the coding sequence ATGGCTTCCACAAATATTTCGTTTGAAAAAATCCCGGCCAGCATCCGCAAGCCCGGCAAATACTTTGAATACAACACCCGCAATGCCGTGCGCACCCTGGCCACCAACGGCCAGAGCATGCTGGTCATCGCCCAGCGCCTGGAGGACAGCACGGCTCCTTTGGAGCCCGTGCGCGTCTATGACGACGCCACAGCCGGGCAGTTGTTCGGTTACGGCTCCCAGGCCCACCTGATGGCCCGCGCGGCCATCAAGGCGTATCCCTATGTGGACCTCTCCGTGCTGCCTGTGCCCCCGCACAGCGCCGGGCTGGCCGCCACGGGCACGCTGACGCTTACGGGCGAGGCCACGGGAGCGGGCGTGCTGACCCTCACCGTGGGCACGGCCCAGATCAGCGTGGCCGCCGCCTACAAAGACGCCGCCGCCGACACTCTGGCCGAGTTGAACAAGGCCCTGGAGGCGGAGCAGGATTTGCCCGTCACCGCCGCCGTCACCACGGCGGAGGCGACGGAAGAGGCCCCCAACCCCGAGCCCACCCTGACCATTACGGCCAAAAACAAGGGCACGCTGGGCAATGCCGTCTCTCTGGCCGTGGCCTGCACTGTGCCGGGCTACACCGCCGCCGTGGTCAAAATGGGCAACGGCCAGCAGGACCCGGAGCTGGAGGACGCCCTGGCCGCCGTGTTCGGCGCGGACTATACGCTCTATTGCCTGCCCTGGGCCGGGGAAAACCAGTTGCGCGCCCTGCGCGATCATCTGGAGGCCATCAGCGGCCCCCTGGAGCAGCGCCGGGGCACAACCTGGCTGGCCACGCCCGGCACGCTGGCCACTGCCGCCACCCTGGCGGGCGGCGTCAACTCCGAGCGCATCAGCCTTGCCTGCCTGCCGGGCAGCGCCAGCCTCCCGGAAGAGGTCGCGGCGGCTTACTGCGCCGTGGCCGCCAGTGAGGAAGACCCGGCCCGGCCCCTGAACACCCTTGAGCTGACCAACCTTGCCGCGCCGCCGGACACGGCCCGGCTGTCCCGAACTGAACAAGAGGTGGCCCTGAAAAGCGGCGTCACGCCCCTGGCAGTGGGGCCGGGCGGCGTGGTCCAGATCGTGCGCGCCATCTCCACATACACAAAAAACCCGGCGGGCGTGGCCGACGTGTCCATGCTGGACATGACCACAATCCGCACTGTGGACTACGTGGCCAAGGCCGTGCGTGAGCGCGTGGAGCTGCGTTTCCCCCGCGAAAAACTCTCCACCCGTACCCCGCCCAAGGTGCGCTCCGAAGTGCTGGACGTTCTACGCATTTTGGAAAAATTGGAAATCCTTGAGAACGTGGAGGCCAACGCCGAGGGTGTCATTGTCGAGCGTGATTTGCAAGACCCCAACCGCCTTAACTGCCGCATCCCCGCGGACGTGGTCAACGGCCTGCACGTCTTCGCGGGCGTCATTGATTTGTTGCTGTAG
- a CDS encoding phage protein Gp37: MFYRIDGIESGMIECLTAAKPDYLRFVGSYGGELMGGWQAVIRALPAVWVAFMGMTDPKPCNTAQTRFEARVQFSTVVASRSLRSEATARKGGPANTPYVGTYQMLEDVAARICMQDFGVDGVDYLRPGRIRTLFTAKTAAQALSVLAQDWTSRVQFTLREPGQRPIASEGEPSESGYLPPSAEPLPELRHLGLRYWLKPPQYPDVDDPLLTDILPRVRINIYEEQK; encoded by the coding sequence ATGTTTTACCGAATCGACGGCATTGAAAGCGGCATGATCGAATGCCTCACGGCGGCAAAGCCGGATTATCTGCGTTTTGTCGGCTCTTACGGCGGCGAACTCATGGGCGGCTGGCAGGCGGTGATCCGCGCGCTGCCCGCCGTGTGGGTAGCCTTTATGGGTATGACAGACCCCAAACCCTGCAACACGGCGCAGACCCGCTTCGAGGCTCGCGTGCAGTTTTCCACAGTGGTGGCCAGCCGCAGCCTGCGCAGCGAGGCCACGGCCCGCAAGGGAGGTCCGGCAAACACGCCGTATGTGGGAACCTATCAGATGCTGGAAGACGTGGCGGCGCGCATCTGCATGCAGGATTTCGGCGTTGACGGCGTGGATTATCTGCGCCCTGGCCGCATCCGCACGCTGTTTACAGCTAAAACAGCAGCCCAGGCTCTTTCCGTGCTGGCCCAGGACTGGACCTCGCGCGTGCAGTTCACGTTACGGGAGCCGGGGCAGCGGCCCATTGCCTCGGAAGGGGAACCCTCGGAAAGCGGCTATCTGCCGCCGTCCGCCGAGCCCTTACCGGAACTGCGCCATCTCGGCCTGCGATACTGGCTCAAGCCCCCGCAATACCCGGACGTAGATGATCCGCTGCTGACCGATATTCTCCCCCGCGTCCGCATCAACATATATGAGGAGCAAAAATGA
- a CDS encoding Mu-like prophage major head subunit gpT family protein, with protein MAIVTNNLIAALRPGFSAAFEKGKAKAPGQWQQIATLMPSANASTTYGWLGQFPKLREWVGQRSVKSMQEHGYSLTNKLYESTVGVKRTDIEDDNLGIYTPLFEEMGYAAATHPDELVFSLLGKGLSTLCYDGQNFFDTDHPVYPEVDGTGDVVTVSNLLDAAANPESKTPWFLLDVSRPLKPLIFQERTRPELTTQIDPRSDNVFMNDEYRYGVRYRCNVGFGFWQQCVCVRDDLTSASFEKALAMIQDFHTDGGRPLGLGRGGKSGTLLVVPTSLYSAAKRVVGMELINGGESNPTYDEATIINCAWL; from the coding sequence ATGGCTATTGTCACCAACAACCTGATCGCCGCCCTGCGCCCCGGTTTTTCAGCAGCCTTTGAAAAGGGCAAGGCCAAGGCCCCCGGCCAGTGGCAGCAGATCGCCACGCTGATGCCCAGCGCCAACGCCTCCACCACTTACGGCTGGCTGGGCCAGTTCCCCAAGCTGCGGGAGTGGGTCGGCCAGCGCAGCGTCAAATCCATGCAGGAGCATGGCTACAGCCTGACCAACAAGCTCTATGAGAGCACGGTAGGCGTCAAACGCACGGACATTGAGGACGATAACCTGGGCATCTATACGCCCCTGTTCGAAGAAATGGGCTACGCGGCGGCCACGCATCCCGACGAGCTGGTATTCAGCCTGCTGGGCAAGGGCCTCAGCACGCTCTGTTATGACGGACAGAACTTCTTTGACACGGACCACCCGGTCTATCCGGAAGTGGACGGCACGGGCGATGTTGTCACCGTCAGCAATCTGCTGGACGCCGCCGCCAACCCGGAAAGCAAGACACCCTGGTTTCTGCTGGACGTGTCCCGCCCGCTCAAGCCCCTGATCTTTCAGGAGCGCACCAGGCCGGAGCTGACCACCCAGATTGACCCCCGCTCCGACAATGTCTTCATGAACGACGAATACCGCTACGGCGTGCGCTACCGCTGCAATGTGGGCTTTGGCTTCTGGCAGCAGTGCGTCTGCGTGCGCGATGATCTGACCAGCGCCAGTTTCGAAAAGGCCCTGGCCATGATCCAGGACTTCCACACGGACGGCGGCCGTCCCCTTGGCCTGGGGCGCGGCGGCAAAAGCGGCACCCTTCTGGTGGTGCCCACGTCGCTGTACAGCGCGGCCAAGCGCGTGGTGGGCATGGAGCTGATCAACGGCGGCGAGTCGAATCCTACCTATGACGAGGCTACCATCATCAATTGCGCGTGGCTGTAG
- a CDS encoding phage virion morphogenesis protein, protein MLKIEVNLDTSEVKAALDRLNHAMGDTTPLMMELAQIMSESTDRAFENETDPVTGAKWPKLNPDYKARLAEDGYTGSMLQRDGTLKTNIHQEYGHGYARVGTNVTYAAIHQFGGITRAHWIRPKDKKALAWRKGGKSYVRRAVFHPGSEIPRRRFLGVGPQDKKDMEEAIADYARAALTGGRR, encoded by the coding sequence ATGCTGAAAATTGAAGTCAATCTTGATACATCCGAGGTCAAAGCCGCGCTGGACCGTCTGAACCATGCCATGGGCGACACCACGCCGCTGATGATGGAACTGGCCCAGATCATGAGCGAGTCCACGGACCGCGCCTTTGAAAATGAGACTGATCCTGTTACGGGGGCGAAGTGGCCCAAACTCAATCCGGACTACAAAGCCCGGCTCGCGGAGGACGGTTATACCGGCTCCATGCTCCAGCGCGACGGCACCTTGAAGACAAATATCCATCAGGAATACGGCCACGGCTATGCCCGCGTGGGCACAAACGTCACCTATGCGGCAATCCACCAGTTCGGCGGCATCACCCGCGCCCACTGGATACGGCCCAAGGACAAAAAAGCCCTGGCGTGGCGCAAGGGCGGAAAGTCTTACGTGCGCCGAGCCGTGTTCCATCCCGGCAGTGAAATCCCGCGTCGCCGCTTTCTGGGGGTGGGACCGCAAGACAAAAAAGACATGGAGGAGGCCATTGCGGATTATGCCCGCGCGGCCCTCACCGGGGGAAGGCGTTAG